Proteins from one Streptococcus mitis B6 genomic window:
- a CDS encoding TIGR02328 family protein, protein MISQLPRPQLLGQHRECCALRGNGWGRKHATVDYVFTHSPYRLYAYHDLIMEEMTDRGYKVSPEWLDKNYRGKTCPPYQDLAEEKLKSPIYSEHDHAYYEECLANLREKGINL, encoded by the coding sequence TTGATTTCACAACTTCCCCGCCCTCAACTTTTGGGGCAACATCGAGAGTGCTGCGCACTTCGTGGCAATGGCTGGGGCAGAAAGCATGCGACGGTTGACTATGTCTTTACCCACTCGCCCTATCGTCTCTATGCCTATCATGACTTGATCATGGAGGAGATGACTGACCGTGGCTACAAGGTCAGTCCAGAGTGGTTGGATAAGAATTATCGTGGCAAAACCTGCCCTCCTTATCAAGACTTAGCAGAGGAAAAGCTGAAAAGTCCTATCTATAGTGAGCATGACCATGCCTACTATGAGGAGTGTCTGGCTAATCTCCGAGAGAAGGGAATCAACCTATAG
- a CDS encoding YbgA family protein, with protein MENNNQHALCQQLWARNKYLVLSHSSNIYNGIRQYLKNEEVEVSHVQELIDRAYQIPEHRGQVCNAFQHIWSYFKKQASLNERQDYMLLLDRYRFGQASKEDLITKTRDLLDRYPNTYLQHSTLLKGDAHETLT; from the coding sequence ATGGAAAATAACAACCAACATGCCCTTTGCCAGCAACTCTGGGCGAGAAACAAATACCTCGTTTTGAGTCATTCCAGCAATATTTACAATGGGATCCGCCAATACTTGAAGAATGAAGAGGTGGAGGTAAGTCATGTTCAAGAACTGATCGATCGTGCCTATCAGATTCCAGAACACAGGGGTCAGGTTTGCAACGCCTTCCAGCATATTTGGAGCTATTTTAAAAAGCAAGCCAGCCTTAACGAGCGCCAAGACTACATGCTCTTGTTGGATCGCTACCGCTTTGGTCAGGCTTCTAAGGAAGACTTGATCACTAAGACTAGAGACTTGCTTGATCGCTATCCAAATACCTATTTGCAACATTCGACTTTACTGAAAGGAGACGCCCATGAGACTTTGACATGA